From the Parus major isolate Abel chromosome 1A, Parus_major1.1, whole genome shotgun sequence genome, the window cgtgggtcccttccaactcagcttattctgtgattctgtggttcctATGCTGATTGTGGGATGTGGCTTTGGTAACTTGGGTAGTGGGTTTGGGGAGTGTGGGGGTTATTGACATGTAGCAGCCCATACAAGGCTCTTGTCGTACCAACTAACTTCAGCCACCCAGGTGCTGAAGCATAAAACACTTTTGGAGTCTAAATGTTTATTTGACTTTTAGACAAGAGAAgccaaaataaaacttctgaatTACGAAgatttccaggaggaaaatatAAAGATCTTCCCTCAAACTGACTTCCAAAGTTcctaaaagtaaaaaaatctcatctctCCAAAGTGATTTGGTGACACTCTGAAACTGTCTGAAGAGCAACTGTGTTTGCCCTGATGCAAACTAATTTACAGGTTCCTTTACTCTCAGGGTAATGAGTCAAGGTGGGGTGGAGGAAATAGTCACCATTGTGTTCAGTCTCATTTGAGAAACTCCACATGAGAGAGCCCCATCACGTGAAAAGAATTGTTGTACTTCAGTGTGTGCTGGTCTCTCCCCTGGCTTTCCAGCATGACTGAATGGCTTTGAAGTTTGTaagaaaaatgatttttaaaatccagttgtttttcttcaacAGCCCCATTTAAAACCTCAGATAAAATCTTCTGGAATTGCCCTGAGTCATGAGATGGATGCCAAAATGACTGCCAGGACCAAGTATCTCCTGGCCCAAAGGATGGGCTTTGTTTTGGAGCGCAGACACAGGAACACAAGCCAGATCCCTGATCACTCCAAGAAATCACAGGATATAAACTGCTGCCCAAAAGCAAGCTCCGGAGAACTTCAATAACCTCCAGGAAAGCTCTGAGGTTAGGGAGAGTAGCGCAGCCAAAGAAGACATGAGGAgtctgctggcactgctgatcGTGACTCTGGCCCTGGCAGCACTCTGCTGTTGTGAGAAAGGTAAGGGGACATCTTCCCAGGAAGGCTCTCAGAGTGCTGCTGAACCCTGCAGCTTGCTGTCAGCCTCCCTGCAAACTGGGAGGGACACAGAGCTTTGGGGGGGGAGGAGATGCACCACCAGTCATTTCACGACTTCAGATCTCTGTTGGAGAGAGAGTCACGGATGAGAGAGGGCTTGGGAACTGAGACCCCTGTCTTTTGCTGGGCATTTTTCTCCACTGGTCAATATCCACTCACCCCCACCTCAGTTGCATATTGACTTGCAGCAGAGaatttgaacattttaataTGTTTAGTATTTCAACTGTTTATCATTTAGTCTCTCTCTAAATGGTGGGTGTTAATAAAACCATTTTGGGAGAAACAGACCTTCTATGAAAGTGGGGGGAGCTGGATTTGGCCAGTCAGTGGTGGGATTCAGTTACAGAGGAGGACGACCCACAAGCATAGAAGGACTCACAAGCAGACtcctttctgtctgtctgtctgtcttgcAGATCCCAAAGAACCCTCCGCATCTCTCAGCGCTGACAGTGAGTATATGGTACTGACTGATGCTCAGCTCCATTCTCCTTCATCTGccctctttcttccctttgaCAGGTTCGAGGGCTGAACAAGAACCACGCTGAGTCCCTCTCTAACTCTTCACTTTTCTGTCCCTAAGTCTGCAGTccctgaggtgctggagcatgtgcAGCAATGCAGAGCAGCATGCAAGCAGGTGACATGTGGGCAgccagtgtccctgtgccagcaaGGCCAGCATCCCTCGGGGCGGGCTGGTGCCAGAGGCTGCATCTCCACAACCCCtgagcagtgccctggcaaGGCATGAGTGAGGCAGGATGTTAGCAGCTGGATGCACCTGCCTTCTGTGAAACAGAGTTGTGTTGGTGGAGTCTCCCTGCTCTGACCTGGCTTCAGAGACCTGCCCAGAGTGACTGCTGCATCCCCAGGCTGTTCTGAGAGCAGAAGCTCCCACATCTATGGATTGTGATGTTCCTGACAAATCCTGCAACAAGGAAACCTCTGAAAGAGGGGGCTTCCTTGGCTGCTCCTGAGGGCTGCAGTCCCTCCTGTCAGGTCACCTGGGATGCTGGGATTTGCACCTTGGGTTGTTCACAGCTTTTGCAGCAAGCTGATCCTGGCAGAAATCTGTATGGAAAATCCTTTTTGTTCTCTCGTGTCTCTCCTTTCTCACACTTTAAAGGATAACATTGCTGCTGAGAAGCATGAAAGTTGGTGTTTTTCCAGTGAGCCAATACAAACATAAATcgggaaagagaaaaaaaaaagaaaagactgttCAGGGAAAGGTGGTAGTTTCTGACAACTCATTAACTGGAAGTTTCTGTGTAGTTAGTATTTTGATCCAGACTAAACCTCAGTTTGCCAGAGATGGGATACCTCCCACCTCCAAAGAGAAACACTGCCAGACACTCCATGATGATGAAGGAAGGGACAAACCCCACCATCTCCCCACAGGCAGAggttttagaatattttttcccccagagacAGCAACAATTTTCCAGTTTCCACACTGAAATGTGTGTTGGTGTGCAGCTAGCTGtgttgctgctgtgctggcacctgGGCACCTCTGTTGCTGTGAGACCATCCTATGGAACGAGgttgtgctgtgctgagccctggctcgggctgggaaggggctgtaCCTGGTGTTTGTGGGGTCCTTCACAGCACCAGGGTGTTGGCACAGCAATATATCAAAGGAGCAAAGGTGCACACATGACGTGTTAGTGGAGAGCAGGGGCAAATGCTCTCATGGCTGAAACACTTCTTATGTTCTCCAGGTCCTTAATGCTGGGATCTTTGCACATCTTGGGTGTATTTCTCACTGGGTGATGCTTACTGTCACTACTTTATAGTCTTCACCCTTCATGGAACTCTGTACATGTGAGCATTGGTATTTCTGCTTGCTGCCTGTTGCTCATGGCTCACTGGAGGTGCTTTAAGGTCTTCTGGTTGGTATCCCACATCATTCTTAGTCTGAGTCAAGACACAGAAAGGAAGCCAAGATTCTAAAATTAAGTAGGCCAGGGAGAGAGGGCGTCATTCTTCTAATTCTTTTCTTATTCATATTTTATGCCTTCTGCACATTTGCTGTAGACTCAGATAATGTTGCGTGATAAGGAAATTGAGTTTATGACAGAAAAAACCTTGCTTCATGAAGATGTGAAGGATGCAGTGAGGAGGGAATTTTGAGtgggcagtgggatggggagagtTGAACAGACCATTAGGAGAATTTGTGGCATCATTTGCTTGTGAGGAAGGTAGATTCTAATTTTCAGAGGTTAGACTGGTCTGTGGGCTTCAGTGCTTCATCTCCAACCTGCTGTGTTCTCTCTTGACAGGCatcaagattaaaaaagaagttgCCAATGCCTttgtgaagaggaagaagagatcCAGCCCTTACGAATGGTAACAActcaggagctgggctgagagCTGGACTCTGGGTCTGTTCTGAAGAAGGGATGGGAAGGCCATAGGGCATGACAAGGCATTATTTTGTTGTACAGCTATGTTATTTCCTTCATGTATTGAAGGAAAAGGGTGGTAGGAGACATTCAGTTCAAAAtggttctttttttcattaaaacccATTTGAAGGCTCATAGCTGGACTCTAGTACTCCTCCCAGAGAGAAAGACAGCACTAACTGTGCTAGCCATGGAGACAGTGGCATACAAGTTAGAAGCTGCCCCAGCCTACAGGGTCATCAGAACCAATTTTTAGAATAATGAGAATCATAAAGCCTTGGTCATTGCCTCTGGTTTTCCACAAAGGAAGCACAGCTTTGTTGCAGGAATGAGGATAGGTCAGATTGGCTGTTCCTTCTGAAGCTGTAGAACACACATTTACTTGTGCAGAAAGTAGACACAAAGGTTTGGAGAAATCCTAGCTATTTGAGAAATTTCAGGCAATGCAAGGATGTTCTCCATATATTTCCTGGAATATAATCTACTCTTTCctatacagaaataaaataaaaattcatgagATACTGTTGGGATTTCTGTGGTGGTGTGTACAGTCTTCAGGAAAGATTAACCAAACATAGAAGAGGAACTGAGAATGACATCCAAAGTGTGCAGCTGAGACTAAAATATTTGGGCTTTCTTAGCCTgccaaaaagaaacagaagaaaaaaacctacatGGGGATAGTCCTCCTGTGTACAACAGAAGTGAGGATAATTAGAGAAAAGTGTTTAAGCTAAAGGAAAATGATGGCTAGTGGGCAAAAATAAAGGTAAGAAGGAAGCAAtaaaatcaatcaatcaatcaatcctGGGTAGTTGTGGAATGAgattgaagacaaaaaaaaaaacaaacaacaaaacccaaatcctTACAGATTCTGTGGTATCCTTTGCTGATAAAACCTCAAGAGCAAATTGATTTAAGCTGGCTTCAATCCTGTATTTCCCAACATTGATCAAGTAGCCTATCCCTGTGTAAGCAGATGTTTAAGTCAGCATGATCAGCCCTCTTTTGGGTCACCCTGGAGGTCATTTCTCTCATGTCAGTGTCAGATATGTTAGCGGTCACCAGCTGCATTGGCTGAAACTGGAGAATGGCATTTCTGTCTTTGTCTGCTCCAGGTACTTCGAGTATTATAAAAGTCCAATGGAGCAGATGCATGAGCGCTGTGAAAATTACCCGCCCTGTGACTATCTCTCTGACCAAGTGGGATTTGCCTTGGCCTACAACCGCTTCTTTGGGAGATACTGAGGATGGGAAGGTCTCTCCATTCGTTTGGCTTGGAACACTCCGAACCCCACAGGAGAAGGAAGGTTGTGgttgggaaggaaggaaggaaagcacCTGGACCAGCATCTTCTTCTGTAGTCTCCCTAACCAGCTGGAACACCAAGGCAGGGATTATCCCACTTGTTGAGCTTCCATtaactttcttcctttcatcaATAAAGTCTCTATTCAGACATCTTTTGTGGTATTTTGAGCTTCACCAGGAGACTCTGTCTTACTTCCTTCCACCTGAATCCCCCACACACAATAGGTGAAAAATGGTGATTACTTTCAAGATAACCACTGCATGCCTTAGAAACATCACTAGACCTCCTACCCTCTTCTGCAAAATACAGGAAGATTATGGAAGAAGAATGTCACAATGTGACGGATCTGATCCTGGAATGCTCACTATGAAGAAAGAAGAACACCTGTTCCAATTAGTGGGAAAGTTCAGTATTTTTATGTAGTATAATCACATTAAATATGCATTGCAGTAGGATAATTTTATAAAGATAGAAGTGTGCAAATACTCTTGCATAGATAGCAATCAGCTTCTGGTACACTCTTCTGATTACTCTGTCATAAACTTTGCCTGTATagtaacaataaataaatcccaaatGGTGTGTTTAAGGAGTCCTTTTAGATGAGCCCTTGCATTTGTGTGTTGCTTTTCATGTCTGTAAAAAATGGCCTTGAattcttttggtttttggttttgctttttttttttccaaccagTTTCTAGTGAAACTAAAAATAcccagcagaacagaaaaaaaaaacaaacccaaacctcttttcctctgttgttTTTGCATTTATGCTGAAAACGAAAAGTATCTAAACagctaaaaaatataaaaaaaagaagaaaagaaagctatAAGCAttatgaagttaaaaaaaaaattagttcaaGGATGGATTGAAATTGGGGcagttttttgtttattcaaGACAACTGGTagctgaaaatatatattatatatataatatactacTAATATACTCTGTCAGCTTTCCTTCCCTGACAGGTGGATGGCAGATCACACCTCCAAGGACAGGGACTGCTGATGCTCAGGAAACTTGCAGAGACCAAATCTCTCTGGTTACATGTAAGCTGGTGCAACCATGCCCAACTGCTAATTGCAATAAATACTGCTTATGTAATGTGAGTTGGtgtgctgcttctttctgttcctctgtACAACCTCTACCTGTGGTAAAAGGGATGCCTGGAAGACACAGCCTGCTTTTGtgagccctgaggagaaggaacTCAGTGCATGAGGACTCCttttcccctgccatggcccaGTGTGAATCAGAAATGATGACATTAAAAATTCAGGGCATAGGTTCAGCTCTCTGTGACACTGGGGGAGAGGAGGGCCAGGCTTTACCTGACTCACCATCTACTCAGATCAGGGTTTCTCTGAAAAGCCTTGTGCTGAAGTAAGGACACAGGATAAGTGTGCAGAGATGGCTGCCAGTGTGAGCTTTGCATGGCAAGCTGCTGTCACTTGCACTGGCGATGCTGATCTTAGCCAAGGAGAAGACACTTAATTAATATCTCTGCTTGTCTTGGTCAAACACCTGTGACTGGCTCCTCTAGTGACATAAACTAATGGGGCTTCACTGCTTACAGTAAAACTCTCCTCTGAAGGCCATCTAGTAAAAATTAAGAATGCTTTattgaaaacaaggaaatttttGCTTGGAAAGATACTAGAGACATTAGCAGAATCCTAACATCCAGTGTACTAATAAAATagggtgttttgttgttgttgtgtggTTTTGCTAGCACAAAAAGTTTCCTGTccatatttgcatttttctgttttatatttttttctctccccctttcagtaaatacttttttcaggcaaaaaaagTTACACCCGGAAGCCTCCATTATGTCATCTACTCTGTGTCATCAGATCTCTTCGTGGGTTTGAGTCATTATGACCTTTGGAGATCTGAGCACTCAGATCACGTTACAAATTTACCGCTGAAATGGAGGAATTCGATTTTCCCTTAGTTGGTGCAGCGCTAAGCACCGTCAAAGATCCTCTGCTGCCATCTCACGGCCGCTGCATTTGTTGTATTTAGCAATAACTTTCCTTACAACTCGCAGAGTTGCTTCTGAAGCgtttgaaaatgcaaattcttttcctgctggttCCCTTCATACTAAGCATTCACTTACTggtcagaggagaaaaacagggaTATCATTTACAAATGGAATATATGCAGCTGAACTGACACTTTAGTGGGGGTGTTTATCATTACTGCCAAGCTCCCGTGAGACCCTGTCTCAGTTTAGGTCTCTTTTATCTCTACACAAAGAGAGGTAGAGTTGTCTCTCAATAAATTCGTGAGCCCTCCTGTGGACTCAATTTTAGCAGTCAAACAAAATAGAGCCCAAGATAACAGAGAAATCCCAGGCTGGAGAAGTAGGTAGTCTGCATCCATCACTTAGTATGGCACTTCATGGCATCATCTCATGTCACCAGGGACTGCAGATAttgtcagcagcagcaactgcTTTGAAAGGAGCCCAACATGAGACCTTTATGCCACCTTCCACCCCATCTCAGCAATATTTTGCAGATGCTGTGTCCACAGGATCCAAGCAGCTTGACAAACATCCCCTATCTCAGGGAATCACTCCACATCTGGAGGTGTCCCCCTCGCCCAGCTTATCATTATCAGGCCATGGAAAATGGGCTTCACTTTTCTGTAGTCAGAACCAGAGCCTTGATAGTTCTTGGCTCTTTTTCCATACAGAAGAGTTATCAGAGGCCGTGAGGCTCTGTGGATGAATAACTCACTGCCAGGGTTTGGAAGAGTGTcaagaaagcagctgctggagaaaggtTTGTCTCAGCACAGAATCTGAATCTACACCCTCATTTTGCCTGAGCCCAATGTAAACAGTCCAACAAGGTGCCACTCTGCAGTGGTGAAAGAGTAGGATTGGCAGCACATGAG encodes:
- the LOC107204127 gene encoding osteocalcin-like is translated as MRSLLALLIVTLALAALCCCEKDPKEPSASLSADSIKIKKEVANAFVKRKKRSSPYEWYFEYYKSPMEQMHERCENYPPCDYLSDQVGFALAYNRFFGRY